In one Oceanibaculum indicum P24 genomic region, the following are encoded:
- a CDS encoding alpha/beta hydrolase gives MSETPFDTLVRPGGECLAYRRTAGKTPGIVFLGGFKSDMTGSKAVALEAFAKARGQAFLRFDYAGHGASGGTFTDGCIGDWAKDAIALLDAQTEGPQILVGSSMGGWLMLLTALARPDRVAGLVGIAAAPDFTEDLMWETFSHEVRETILRDGSYAEPSAYSDDPYIITRKLIEDGREHLLLRDPIQLHCPVRLLHGMRDPDVPWQVSVRLAEALETEDVRLSLVKDGDHRLSREQDLALLRATVGELLDG, from the coding sequence ATGTCCGAAACACCTTTCGATACCCTAGTCCGTCCCGGTGGGGAATGCCTCGCTTATCGACGCACAGCAGGCAAGACTCCGGGCATCGTGTTTCTGGGCGGCTTCAAGTCGGACATGACCGGCTCCAAGGCGGTGGCGCTGGAGGCCTTCGCGAAGGCGCGCGGCCAGGCTTTCCTGCGCTTCGACTATGCCGGCCATGGTGCGTCGGGCGGCACCTTCACCGACGGCTGCATCGGCGACTGGGCGAAGGACGCCATCGCCCTGCTGGACGCGCAGACCGAAGGGCCGCAGATCCTCGTCGGCTCCTCCATGGGCGGCTGGCTGATGCTGCTGACCGCCCTCGCCCGGCCGGATCGCGTCGCCGGCCTGGTCGGCATCGCGGCGGCACCCGACTTCACGGAAGATCTGATGTGGGAGACATTCTCGCATGAGGTCCGCGAGACGATCCTGCGCGACGGGTCCTATGCCGAACCGTCGGCCTATAGCGACGATCCCTACATCATCACCCGCAAGCTGATCGAGGATGGTCGCGAGCATCTGCTTCTGCGCGATCCGATTCAGCTTCACTGTCCGGTGCGGCTGCTGCACGGCATGCGCGACCCGGACGTGCCCTGGCAGGTCTCCGTCCGGCTGGCCGAAGCGCTGGAGACGGAGGATGTCCGCCTGTCGCTGGTGAAGGATGGCGACCACCGCCT